The window CGTGTCCACCACCCATTCGATCGTGGGCGCCATAGCGGGGTTCGGCATGGTGGCTTTCGGCACCAGCGTCGTGCAGTGGGAACAACTGATACAGATCGTTGCCTCCTGGGTCGTTTCGCCTCTGCTGTCCGGCGCCCTGGCCTATCTGATCTACAGCGCGATCAAGTGGACGATTCTTCGACATCCCGATCCCGTGCGGATGACCCGGAAATGGGCGCCGCTGTACATATTCAGCGTCGTCATCGTCATCTCGCTGGTCACCCTGTTCAAGGGGCTCAAGAATATCGACCTGGATCTCACCCTGGTGGAATCCCTGCTCTGGTCCTCCATCCTGGGCATCTTCGCCGTCATCGCGGGCTACTTTCTCCTCGGCATGATCGGCAACCGGCCGGGGACAGAACCCGTGGACGCATCGTCCGGTGACGCCCAGATGGCCATCGTGGAAAAAATGTTCGGCGTGCTCCAGATCATGAGCGCCTGCGCCGTGGCCTTCGCCCATGGATCCAACGACGTGGCGAATGCCATCGGACCGCTGGCGGCCGTAGTGAACATCAGCCAATCCGGGGTGGTCAACCCCGAGTCTCCGGTGCCCGCCTGGCTTC is drawn from Gemmatimonadota bacterium and contains these coding sequences:
- a CDS encoding inorganic phosphate transporter, with translation KQAILIAAVLEFLGAFLVGGQVTKTVRGGILDPVVSASAPELIVYGMLASLMAAGTWLVVASRLGWPVSTTHSIVGAIAGFGMVAFGTSVVQWEQLIQIVASWVVSPLLSGALAYLIYSAIKWTILRHPDPVRMTRKWAPLYIFSVVIVISLVTLFKGLKNIDLDLTLVESLLWSSILGIFAVIAGYFLLGMIGNRPGTEPVDASSGDAQMAIVEKMFGVLQIMSACAVAFAHGSNDVANAIGPLAAVVNISQSGVVNPESPVPAWLLLVGGVGIVIGLATMGYRVMATIGTKITELTPTRGYSAEFAAAITIVLASRLGLPISTTQTLVGGVMGVGLAQGVKALDLSILGRIAASWIVTVPVGALLAIVFFYLFRAIL